ATCTTTATTTGTATATGGAGTACTACCGCTTTGTTAATCTATCGGTGTTTTTTTAACCCAGTTATCATGATAACGGCTATGTATGGGTTTATACTCGTGCTATTTACCCGGATGCTCACGATTTCGCTTGTGCCCTTGGATGCACCTGAAGGTTTGATCCCGTTGATAGATCCTATAAGCAATTTGGCTTACGGGAATGCGCAATTTATCACCAAAGACCTTTTCTTTTCAGGACATACTTCGGCAATGTTTTTAATGTCTCTCTGTTTGCTCAAAAGGCAGGACAAAATGTGGGCTTTTATTGCGGCAGTGTTGGTAGGGTCAATGGTGCTTATACAACATGTTCATTACACCATAGATGTGGTTGCAGCGCCGGT
This Olivibacter sp. SDN3 DNA region includes the following protein-coding sequences:
- a CDS encoding sphingomyelin synthase family protein, encoding MYPLSRANQAMGITWKQAMQSWAFRSWLIIGHILLITIFLVLPYFFDHIELRDGVFLNDPLLQVLPAKDLSTPIFICIWSTTALLIYRCFFNPVIMITAMYGFILVLFTRMLTISLVPLDAPEGLIPLIDPISNLAYGNAQFITKDLFFSGHTSAMFLMSLCLLKRQDKMWAFIAAVLVGSMVLIQHVHYTIDVVAAPVFTYGCYWLGVQISLSGWYKGQMTTLIRQRVR